From the Planifilum fimeticola genome, the window CTGATCCCCCTGCAGGATCAGCAGGGGACGATCCCACCCGGGCAGTCGCTTCAGGAGATTCCATCGTTCCCGATGAGCTTCCAGATCCTCCAGCACTTCCCGGTGAATGGGCATCTCCTGACCGGTTCGGGCGTTCAAAACCGTTCCCGTTCCCTTTTCGCGGATCTCCCGTTTCAATTCCTCAGGGAAGATATCCACGTCGGCGACGCCGTTCCAGGTGACCACGCCCTTGACATCCGGATCGTCCAGGGCGTACAGCAGGCTGTTCGCCCCACCTCGACTGTGGCCGATCAGTCCGATCCGGTCCGGATCAAGGGTTCCGTCGGGAGGAAGAAGCCCCGCCTTGATTTCTCCGATGATTTTTGCCACATCCTCCTGTTCGCGGCTGTAGGTGTTCCGCGCAAACTTGTCCAATTCGGTAAATTCGAAGGGGTTTTCCCCCACTCCGTTCATGGAGAAGTTGAAGGTGATGACTCCAAAGCCCCGCTCCGCCAGGGCTTCCGCGGCGTGGGGAAAAAAGCCCCAATCCTTGAAACCCTTGAAGCCGTGAAGGATGACCACCGTCGGGAGCCTGCGGGCGTTTTCGGCGGCGTACAGGTCGCCGCGAAGGACCCGCTCTTCTTTCCCCACCTCGAGAACGAACGATTGTTTCCGCATCTCCTCCGGCGCAAGAGGACGCTGCGCCTTTTTCCTCCTTTCCCATGGGGTCGCAACAATTCCTCTTCTGGATCGGACCCTTCAAATCCTCTTGCCAGTCGGTAGGCCTTGTCGGTATAATGAAGCCACAAGTGAATACGGTGAAAGCGGTCTTTCGTGCCAGCGCACGGAAGTGAAAAGGGAAGTCCGGTGCAAATCCGGCGCGGTCCCGCCACTGTGAGTGGGGAGCGAAACCGCACGATGCCACTGTCCGTTTGGATGGGAAGGCGCGGTGGAGCGAAGATCCACGAGCCAGGAGACCTGCCGTTTTCGCCTAACACTTGCGGTTCTCCTTTCGAGGTAAAAGGGGAGCACGCAGGCTGCGGCACGTCCCGTCGTCGCGGCTTCACGTGAGCATTCCCCCGTGCCTCGATGGAGGTGTGGGTTTTTTTTTGAGCTTTTTAAGGGAGGGGAAAGGAAGGGATGAATCGAAGGTTCCGCAGGATTTTCGCTTGGATGTTGGTTTTCGTCCTGGCCGCGGGTCTTTTCGGCTGCGGCAACCCGGATGCGGCAAAAGTGGACAAACCGCAGGCGGCGCAGGAGCCGGGATCCTCTTTTCCGGTGACGGTCAAGGATGATACCGGCGCGGAGGTGACCGTCGACCGGGAGCCGAAGCGGATCGTGTCCCTGATTCCAAGCACCACGGAGATCGCCTTTGCCCTCGGGCTCGGGGACCGGATCGTCGGCGTGACGGCCAATGACGATTACCCTCCGGAAGTGAAGGAAATTGAGAAGGTGGGCGACATCAACGTCAATGTCGAAAAAGTGGTGGGGTTGAAGCCGGATCTGGTCCTCGCCTCGCCGCTCAACGGGGAGACGGTCGAAAAACTGCGCTCCCTGGGCTTGACGGTGTTGTCCGTGGATGCCCAAAGTCTGGAGGGTGTGTACGAGTCGATCCGCCGTGTGGGGAAGGCGACCGGCGCCGTGAAAGAGGCGGACCAGCTGATCGCGAAGATGGAGAAGGAGAAAGAGCAGGTGGTACAAAAGGTGGCGTCCATCCCGGAGGAGGAGAGGTTGAAGGTGTGGGTCGAGGTCGATCCGACTCCCTTTACCGTCGGGGGAGACACCTTTTTGAACGAACTGATCACCCTGGCGGGAGGTCGGAATGTGGCGGCCGAGATGAAGGGTTGGCCCCAGGTGTCCGGGGAAAAGGTCATCAAGTGGAATCCGGATGTGATCCTGACCACCTACGGAAAAGCGGATAAATCCGTCGCTTCCCGTCCCGGTTGGGACCGGATCGCGGCGGTGAAGGCGAACCGGATTCATTCCCTCAACCCGGATTGGACCACCCTGCCCGGTCCCCGGATTACGAAGGGGCTGAAGCAGATCGCCCAGATTTTGTATCCGGAACGGTTTCGCCAATGAGAGTGGACGGCTGGCTTCGATTTGTCCTGTGGCCGGGGATCCTGGGGTTGTTCCTCTTCCTTCTGATCGTGGCCTCGGTGACGGTGGGGGGAACGGAGATCGACGCCCGGAATGTCTGGGGGATCATCCTGCAGCGGCTGGGCATCGGGGGGATTTCCTCCGCCGGGGATCCCGCCTCGGAGACGATCATCATGGAAATTCGTTTTCCCCGGACGTTGCTGGCGGCGCTGGTGGGGGCCTCCCTGGCCGTGGCGGGGGCGGTGTATCAGGCCATCCTGCGCAACCCCCTGGCCGATCCGTACATCCTGGGCGTCTCCTCCGGGGCGGCCCTGGGAGCGGTGTTGGCCATTCTGACGGGGTGGGGCACCTCTTACTTCGGCAACTGGACCCTTCCGGTATACGCCTTTGTCTTCGCCTGCATCGCCCTGCTTATCGTCCTGCGGCTCGCCCGGGCCGGCTCCCGGACGGACATGGGAACGATCATCCTCTCGGGCGTGGTTGTTCAGGCCTTTTTCGGTGCGCTTCTCACCTTCGCCATCTCCTTGTCCAACGAGCAGCTGCAGCGCATCCAATTTTGGCTGATGGGCGGCGGCTTCTCCTTGCGGGGATGGGATCACGTCGGGGTGCTCGTCCCTTTTCTGGCGATCGGTCTTTTGATCATCGTCTGGCACTCCCGGGAGTTGAACCTGTTTTTTCTGGGAGAGCGTCATGCCGGACACCTGGGGGTTTCCGTCGGCCGGATGCGGGTGCTGCTGTTGGTGACCGCTTCGCTGGTCACCGGTGCGGCGGTTTCCGTTTCGGGAACCATCGGCTTTGTCGGATTGGTGATCCCCCACGTGATGCGGATGCTGTTCGGGCCCGACCATCGGCTTTTGGTGCCGGTTTCCGCCCTGGCGGGAGCGATGTTTCTGGTGGGAAGCGACATGTTGTCCCGGGTGGTGCTCGCCCCCCGGGAATTGCCCGTCGGGGTGATTACCGCCTTTGTGGGAGCCCCCTTCTTCGGCTGGCTGCTCCGGAAGAACAGCGGTTCCCAAGGGGGATGAAGGAAGAAGACGCGTTGGATCGGGACGGTCGTAAGCGGTCCGAGGATGGAAACAGGTCCCAAGGGATGGAAGGAGGAGGTGGGTATGCTTCGGGCGAAGGGTTTGACAAAGCGGTACGGCGGTCGCTTTGCCCTCGAGGGAGTGGATCTCCGGGTGGAACAGGGCGAGACCGTCGGGCTGATCGGGCCCAACGGGAGCGGCAAGTCGACGCTGGTCCGCCTCCTCTGCGGGGAAGAAAAGCCGGATGAAGGACGCATATTTCTGGCGGGACGGGAACTGTCCGCATGGTCCCCCCGCGAGCGGGCCAAGCAGATGGCGGTTCTTCCCCAGGAGGCCCTGCCGCCGGTTCCTTTCACCGTGGAGGAAGTGGTGAAGATGGGACGCCATCCTCACATGCGGCGCCCTTGGATGGGAAGGGAAGATTGGAATGTGGTGGAGGAGGTTTTGGAGCGGACGGGTCTTGCCCCGGCTCGGCACCGGCCCGTCAACCGGTTGAGCGGGGGGGAGCGGCAACGGGTGGCCATCGCCAAGGCGATGGCCCAGGAGCCCCGGCTGATGATTCTGGACGAACCGACCACCTATTTGGATGTCCGGTACCAGTTGGAGGTTCTGGATGCGGTGCACCGCTGGAAGAAGCAGGGGGTGGCTATCTTCATGGTGCTCCACGATTTGAACTTGGCCGCCCAATACTGCGACCGCCTTCTGTTGCTGAAAGAAGGGGAGCTGGTTGGGGAGGGGAGACCGTCGGAGGTGATTCGGTCCGATCTGATTCGAGAGGTGTATGGAGTTGAAGTGCTCATCACCCCTCACCCCGACAGCGGCGTTCCCCAGGTGCTGCTCAAGGCCCGGGAGGAGCGGGGATCTTCCCCGATTGTCCGCGCCCTTGCGATGGGTAAGAACGGTTGAGGCCGCCTTAGGCGAGGCGTTTTAAAGGTGGGGAATGACCAATGAACAAGGGAGGCGAACGGGATGCGCATTTACACGCGAACCGGCGACGGGGGAGAGACGGGTGTGATCGGGGGCCGGATTTCGAAGGACGATATCCGGGTGGAAGCCTATGGAACCATCGATGAGGTGAACGCCTTTATCGGCGAGGCGATTGCCCGGATGGATCCCCAAAAATATGAGGATATCATCCGGGATTTGACGGAAATTCAGCACGAATTGTTTGATGCCGGCGGCGATCTCGCCCAGACGGGGAAAAAGAGGACCTACCGGGTGACGGATGAGATGGTGAAGCGGCTGGAGGAGTGGATCGACCGGTACGATGCGGAAACGCCGGAGATCCGTCGCTTCGTGCTGCCCGGCGGGAGCCCCGTATCGGCTGCCCTTCACGTGGCCCGCGTATTGACGCGCCGGGCGGAGCGGCGGGTCGTCACCCTGTGTCGCCAGCAGGAGGCCAACGAAGCGGTGCGCCGCTATCTCAACCGTTTGTCCGATTTCTTCTTTGTCATCGCACGGGTGGCCAACGCGCGGGAAGGGGTGTCCGACGTCGAATATAAACGGGGCGGGCAGGTGTTTCGATGATTTCGACGGAAAGGGTATACTGAAGTGGAGGGAAGTCGAAATCACGAACCACTTCATAACGGGAGGATCCGCCATGTCAGCTCCGCTTGTGATGTACTGGTACCCGCGCTGCGGCACCTGTCGCAAGGCCAAGAAATATCTGGAGGATCGAGGCATTCCCTTTGAGGAGCGCCATATCGTGGATCACCCTCCCAGCCGGGAGGAGCTGAAGGATCTCATACAAAAAAGCGGCCTGCCGGTGCGAAAGTTTTTCAACACCAGCGGGAAGAAGTACCGGGAACTAAACCTGAAGGAAAAGTTGAAAACGATGAGTGACGAAGAGATGCTGGATTTGTTGGCTTCCGACGGCATGCTGATCAAAAGGCCCATCGTCACCGACGGGGAGCGCGTCACCGTCGGTTTCCGGGAAGACCAGTTTGAAGAGGTCTGGGCACGGGGGAATTCGTGACAGCGCTTGCCGAAAAGACCCTTGTCGATGGACTGCGGGGATTCCCCTCTGAATCCCTTTCCAAGAACGGGCCGACAGCCCTCGCGGCTGGCGGCCTTTCTGCGCTTCGGCCAACCTTTCGGTATTCCCTCCCCTTTTTGCGCAGACTAGAAGGAAAAAGAAGGGGAGATGATGGGATGACCGTGGTGATGACAGAAACCCGATCGAAAACGGCGGCCCGGTATCTCGTGGAACAGCTGGCCGCTTGGGGCTGCCGGACGGTGTACGGGGTGGCGGGGGATGACAACCTTCATTTGCTGGACGCCCTGGAAAAGCAGGATGCGATCCAATACATCGCCTGCCGGCTGGAGACGACGGCGGCCCTGATGGCCTCGGCGGAGGCGAAGATGACCGGCCGACTGGCCGTCTGCACCGCCACCGCCGGCCCCGGTGCCGCCTTGCTTGTGGCAGGGCTGGGGGACGCCGCGATGGATCGGGCTCCGGTTCTGGCGATCACCGGGCAGGTGGAGAGGAAAAAGATCGGGACCGGATCCAAACAGGCGGTGGATCAACAGCTGCTCGTTCAGCCCCTCGCCCGTTATACCGCGATGACCGCCGATGTCGATGCTCTGCCGGAACAGCTCAACCGGGCGATGCGCACGGCGCTGGAGGAGGGCGGCGTCGCCCATCTGTCCGTTCCCAAGGATGTGTGGACGCAACCGTTGGATGCCCCGGTCTTTCCTCCGCCGCCGAAGCGTAAACCTCCACGACCGGCCGAGGAGGAAATGGAGAAGTCGATCCGGACGATGGAAGGGGCGAAGCGGCCGATCATCCTGGCGGGACGGGGAACGGAGGAATCCAAGGAGGTGCTTCTGGCCTTGGCGGATCGGATGTCGGCTCCCATCATGGCGACGATGCCGGCCCGTCCGGTCGTCCCCGCGGACCACCCCCTGTTTCTGGGAGGACTGGGTCTGGCGGGAAGTGAGATCTCCTCCGAGCTGCTCCGGGAATCGGACCTCTGCTTGATCCTGGGCTCCACCTGGTGGCCGGAGGATTTCGTGCCGAAGGAGATCCCTGCGATCCAGGCGGACATCTCCCCCGGACAGATCGGGTTGCACATGCCGGTGATCGCAGGAATCGTGGGAGAGCTCGGCGAGGTGCTGAAGGAGTGGCTGGCCCGCCTGCGCCCCGCGGACCGGTCCGAATGGAGAAGCCGGATCGAAGGAGCCCGGGTCCGTTGGAAAGAGCAAATCGAAAAGGAGGCCCGTCAAATCCAAACTCCCCTCGCTCCGCAGCAGGTGATCGCCGCTCTGAGGAGAGCGGTGGATGACGAGGCGCTCATCGCGCTGGATACGGGGGACCACGCCCTGTGGTTCAATCGGATTTTTCAGCCCAAAAAGCAGGAGATTCTCCTGTCGGGCCGCTGGCGGACGTTGGGGTTCGGCCTGCCGGCGGCGATGGCGGCCAAGCGGGTATGCGGCCACCGTCAGGCGGTGGCGTTGGTGGGGGACGGCGGATTCGTCACCACGATGGCCGATCTGATCACCGCGGTCCGGTACGGTTGGCCGATCACCGTCATCGTCATGAACAACGGTTCCTTTGCCATGGAGAAAAACCGGATGGAGACCGCCGGGCTCGATCCGGCAGCCGCCGAGCTGGTCAATCCCGATTTTGCCGCCCTGGCGGAAGCCTTCGGCGGCGAGGGGTATTTCGTCGAGCACGCCGACCAACTGGAGGAGACTTTCCGTCGGGCGCTTTCCTCCAATCGGCCTTCCGTCGTTGATGTTCGCATCGGTTCGCCCCGGGTTCCCCACACCCGCCTGTAGGAAATTTGATTCCATTACACCAAAATATCCCATTGAAATTGTTACAATTTAGTAGTGAATCCCATATGAAATTGACTCCAAACAAGCTTAATGTTAACCTTAAAAATGCCCATGGTCGCCGTGATTACTTGTCCCGAAAGATGGGCATAGTAAAAAAATGGATGGACCTTGGGTGTACATCTGTGTGCTTATCTCAAAAAGAATCCATACAGGAGGGAAACCATCGTGGCAAGTGTAATGACGGAAGCCCCGAAAACCCTGCGTCTCGTTGGTCTGCCTGCTCCCGATTTCGAGATGGAGAGCACGAAAAACCTGGAGACTCTCGATGAGAAAGTGAGATTGTCCGATTATCGGGGCAAGTGGCTGGTGCTCTTCTTCTATCCGCTGGATTTCACCTTCGTCTGCCCGACGGAGATTACCGCCCTGAGCGATCGGTACGAGGAATTCCAAGAGCTGAACGCCGACATCCTGGGGGTCAGCACCGACAGCAAATTCTCCCACAGGGCGTGGATCAACACCCCGCGGGAAGAAAACGGACTGGGCCCCATCAAATACCCGTTGGCCGCCGATACCACCCACAAGGTGAGCCGCGATTACGGCGTCCTGGTGGAGGATGAAGGAATTGCCCTGCGCGGCCTGTTCATCATCGATCCGGAGGGGATCGTCCGCTACCAAGTGGTTCACGACGAAAATATCGGCCGCAGCGTGGACGAGACCCTGCGGGTGCTGCAAGCTTTGCAAACGGGTGGTCTCTGCCCCTCCGATTGGAAGCCGGGTCAAAAGACCCTTTGATGAAAAGGAAGACGGATCGACGGATTCCGGGGCCGGGGCACCGCCTTCTGGGCGGTGCCGACCGGCCGCTCTTTGATAGGAAGCATTCCACTTCCCTTTGAAAGGAGGGTTCTGCAGTGCCGATGCGACTGCGCACGGAGATGCCGGAACTGGCCGGTGTCACCGAATGGGTAAACGGAGAGGTTTCCAAGGAGGATCTCAAAGGCAAGCCGGTGCTGGTTCATTTCTGGTCCATCAGCTGCGGCCTTTGCAAGAAGAGCCTTCCCGATGTGAACGAGTTGCGGGAAAAGTACAAGGAACACGACCTTCAGGTGATCGGGGTGCACATGCCCCGTTCGGAAAAGGATACCGAAATCGGTCCCGTGAAGGAGACGATCGAAAAGTACGAGCTGA encodes:
- a CDS encoding FecCD family ABC transporter permease produces the protein MRVDGWLRFVLWPGILGLFLFLLIVASVTVGGTEIDARNVWGIILQRLGIGGISSAGDPASETIIMEIRFPRTLLAALVGASLAVAGAVYQAILRNPLADPYILGVSSGAALGAVLAILTGWGTSYFGNWTLPVYAFVFACIALLIVLRLARAGSRTDMGTIILSGVVVQAFFGALLTFAISLSNEQLQRIQFWLMGGGFSLRGWDHVGVLVPFLAIGLLIIVWHSRELNLFFLGERHAGHLGVSVGRMRVLLLVTASLVTGAAVSVSGTIGFVGLVIPHVMRMLFGPDHRLLVPVSALAGAMFLVGSDMLSRVVLAPRELPVGVITAFVGAPFFGWLLRKNSGSQGG
- a CDS encoding peroxiredoxin — protein: MTEAPKTLRLVGLPAPDFEMESTKNLETLDEKVRLSDYRGKWLVLFFYPLDFTFVCPTEITALSDRYEEFQELNADILGVSTDSKFSHRAWINTPREENGLGPIKYPLAADTTHKVSRDYGVLVEDEGIALRGLFIIDPEGIVRYQVVHDENIGRSVDETLRVLQALQTGGLCPSDWKPGQKTL
- a CDS encoding alpha/beta hydrolase family protein; its protein translation is MRKQSFVLEVGKEERVLRGDLYAAENARRLPTVVILHGFKGFKDWGFFPHAAEALAERGFGVITFNFSMNGVGENPFEFTELDKFARNTYSREQEDVAKIIGEIKAGLLPPDGTLDPDRIGLIGHSRGGANSLLYALDDPDVKGVVTWNGVADVDIFPEELKREIREKGTGTVLNARTGQEMPIHREVLEDLEAHRERWNLLKRLPGWDRPLLILQGDQDAPRLVEGARQLHQAARKSTLQLLPGTGHTFGAVHPFRGSTPHLERVLEATANFFEEIL
- a CDS encoding thiamine pyrophosphate-binding protein, with protein sequence MTVVMTETRSKTAARYLVEQLAAWGCRTVYGVAGDDNLHLLDALEKQDAIQYIACRLETTAALMASAEAKMTGRLAVCTATAGPGAALLVAGLGDAAMDRAPVLAITGQVERKKIGTGSKQAVDQQLLVQPLARYTAMTADVDALPEQLNRAMRTALEEGGVAHLSVPKDVWTQPLDAPVFPPPPKRKPPRPAEEEMEKSIRTMEGAKRPIILAGRGTEESKEVLLALADRMSAPIMATMPARPVVPADHPLFLGGLGLAGSEISSELLRESDLCLILGSTWWPEDFVPKEIPAIQADISPGQIGLHMPVIAGIVGELGEVLKEWLARLRPADRSEWRSRIEGARVRWKEQIEKEARQIQTPLAPQQVIAALRRAVDDEALIALDTGDHALWFNRIFQPKKQEILLSGRWRTLGFGLPAAMAAKRVCGHRQAVALVGDGGFVTTMADLITAVRYGWPITVIVMNNGSFAMEKNRMETAGLDPAAAELVNPDFAALAEAFGGEGYFVEHADQLEETFRRALSSNRPSVVDVRIGSPRVPHTRL
- a CDS encoding ABC transporter substrate-binding protein encodes the protein MNRRFRRIFAWMLVFVLAAGLFGCGNPDAAKVDKPQAAQEPGSSFPVTVKDDTGAEVTVDREPKRIVSLIPSTTEIAFALGLGDRIVGVTANDDYPPEVKEIEKVGDINVNVEKVVGLKPDLVLASPLNGETVEKLRSLGLTVLSVDAQSLEGVYESIRRVGKATGAVKEADQLIAKMEKEKEQVVQKVASIPEEERLKVWVEVDPTPFTVGGDTFLNELITLAGGRNVAAEMKGWPQVSGEKVIKWNPDVILTTYGKADKSVASRPGWDRIAAVKANRIHSLNPDWTTLPGPRITKGLKQIAQILYPERFRQ
- a CDS encoding redoxin domain-containing protein; protein product: MRLRTEMPELAGVTEWVNGEVSKEDLKGKPVLVHFWSISCGLCKKSLPDVNELREKYKEHDLQVIGVHMPRSEKDTEIGPVKETIEKYELKHPQAIDNEHNVVDAFENEFVPSFYLFDRDGLLRHRSAGEKALSMLQGPLTRVLGIKE
- a CDS encoding cob(I)yrinic acid a,c-diamide adenosyltransferase gives rise to the protein MRIYTRTGDGGETGVIGGRISKDDIRVEAYGTIDEVNAFIGEAIARMDPQKYEDIIRDLTEIQHELFDAGGDLAQTGKKRTYRVTDEMVKRLEEWIDRYDAETPEIRRFVLPGGSPVSAALHVARVLTRRAERRVVTLCRQQEANEAVRRYLNRLSDFFFVIARVANAREGVSDVEYKRGGQVFR
- a CDS encoding heme ABC transporter ATP-binding protein produces the protein MLRAKGLTKRYGGRFALEGVDLRVEQGETVGLIGPNGSGKSTLVRLLCGEEKPDEGRIFLAGRELSAWSPRERAKQMAVLPQEALPPVPFTVEEVVKMGRHPHMRRPWMGREDWNVVEEVLERTGLAPARHRPVNRLSGGERQRVAIAKAMAQEPRLMILDEPTTYLDVRYQLEVLDAVHRWKKQGVAIFMVLHDLNLAAQYCDRLLLLKEGELVGEGRPSEVIRSDLIREVYGVEVLITPHPDSGVPQVLLKAREERGSSPIVRALAMGKNG
- a CDS encoding arsenate reductase family protein, whose protein sequence is MSAPLVMYWYPRCGTCRKAKKYLEDRGIPFEERHIVDHPPSREELKDLIQKSGLPVRKFFNTSGKKYRELNLKEKLKTMSDEEMLDLLASDGMLIKRPIVTDGERVTVGFREDQFEEVWARGNS